One Pyrus communis chromosome 13, drPyrComm1.1, whole genome shotgun sequence genomic window carries:
- the LOC137712500 gene encoding NEP1-interacting protein-like 2 isoform X2, which produces MVSQIFNLYYYFCYLYFILYKRFSGAAAKSPQLSSNPTPFLAVMESGELQRVGVVQRVPLLIVNFVAGALVLIFALAGFFTGGIAGALAGKASDSGVVRGAGLGAVAGAVLSVELLEASRDLLCLGRPGARRSSLMAEITEELICWRFEEVNLALPEVGLANQVPLADLNHNVYGGAETRGLSRNVMNKLPSHVVSEDTKAARGCCCTICLQDVEVGEIVRTLPLCQHTFHLACVDKWLSRHALCPLCRRDV; this is translated from the exons ATGGTATCCCAAATATTtaatctttattattatttctgtTACCTGTACTTTATTTTGTACAAGCGGTTTTCTGGAGCAGCAGCAAAAAGCCCCCAACTTTCGAGCAATCCGACGCCCTTTTTGGCCGTTATGGAGAGCGGAGAGCTCCAAAGAGTCGGAGTCGTTCAACGCGTTCCGCTCCTCATCGTCAACTTCGTTGCTGGGGCTCTGGTTTTAATTTTTGCTCttg CTGGATTTTTCACAGGAGGTATTGCTGGTGCTTTAGCTGGGAAGGCTTCTGATAGTGGTGTTGTCCGTGGAGCTGGATTGGGTGCTGTTGCTGGGGCGGTACTGTCTGTTGAGCTTTTAGAGGCGTCGCGCGATTTACTGTGTCTAGGCCGGCCTGGCGCTCGGAGATCTTCATTGATG GCAGAAATTACAGAGGAGCTTATCTGTTGGAGATTCGAGGAGGTAAACTTAGCACTGCCGGAAGTGGGACTTGCCAACCAG GTTCCCCTTGCTGATCTTAACCATAATGTCTATGGAGGAGCTGAAACCAGGGGGTTGTCAAGGAATGTTATGAACAAACTACCATCTCATGTAGTTTCGGAGGATACCAAGGCAGCTCGGGGTTGCTGCTGTACGATATGTTTGCAg GATGTTGAAGTAGGAGAAATTGTGAGGACGCTGCCCCTGTGTCAGCATACGTTTCACTTGGCGTGCGTGGACAAGTGGCTCAGCAGACACGCTTTGTGCCCTCTATGCCGACGAGATGTGTGA
- the LOC137712557 gene encoding vesicle transport v-SNARE 13-like isoform X1 has protein sequence MSEVFEGYERQYCELSANLSSKCTAATAVDGGDGAYVNSCFAEKKKQIIAEVKAGLEDADTLLRKMDLEARSLQPSVKAALLAKLREYKVDLNNLKSQLKRIASPVVNFAARDELLEPGMADSLTTSNDQRGRLLMTTDMLNQSTDRIKESRRAMLETEELGVSILQDLHQQRQSLLHAHNTLHGADESISKSKKVLTAMTRSMNRNKWIVGSIIGVFAVAILFILYLKITR, from the exons ATGAGTGAGGTGTTTGAGGGGTACGAGCGCCAATACTGCGAGCTCTCAGCTAATCTCTCAAGCAAGTGCACGGCTGCCACCGCCGTGGATGGAGGAG ATGGTGCTTATGTGAATTCTTGCTTTGCAGAGAAAAAAAAGCAGATAATTGCAGAGGTAAAAGCTGGATTAGAGGATGCAGATACTTTG CTGAGGAAAATGGACCTTGAGGCGAGGAGTTTGCAGCCAAGTGTGAAGGCTGCTCTTCTTGCCAAGCTAAGAGAATACAAGGTTGATTTGAACAATTTGAAGAGCCAACTGAAGAGAATCGCATCACCTGTCGTGAATTTTGCAGCTCGGGACGAGCTGTTGGAGCCCGGAATGGCAGATTCCTTGACG ACATCTAACGATCAACGAGGAAGATTGTTGATGACGACTGACATGTTAAATCAGTCGACGGACAGAATCAAGGAGAGTAGAAGAGCAATGCTGGAAACCGAGGAGCTTGGGGTCTCAATCCTCCAAGATTTGCACCAACAACGCCAGTCACTTCTACATGCTCACAATACA CTCCACGGGGCGGATGAAAGTatcagcaagagcaagaaggtGCTGACCGCCATGACGAGGAGTATGAACAGGAATAAATGGATTGTCGGCTCCATCATCGGAGTCTTCGCCGTTGCAATCTTGTTTATCCTTTATCTTAAGATTACGCGCTAG
- the LOC137712392 gene encoding putative pentatricopeptide repeat-containing protein At1g74400, with protein sequence MLKQLFRTKHTLVVTSHTSTATISRPLSSSSSSCSSSPVSDSTSTILNRSSGAFQLRRCKTRIANPSPRFHLPKTQLHTHLKPPKANQTLKTYLKSNSATKALLLFRDILRKSPATTDSYTLLFVLKACTQKSVSLEGKQFHTLVLKYGFESIVYLQTSLMNMYSAAGDVGNAHLVFDEIPSKNIVCWTTLVSAYVDNQKPNEALQLFRQMQMHNVEPDQVTLTVALSACADLGALEMGEWINAYVCHKYEFDTDLCLNNALVNMYAKCGDIGTARRLFDGIREKDVMTWTSMIVGHALHGQAEEALTLFGQMKEASKNTRKNKRSGDFESGVVVPNDVTFIGVLMACSHAGMVEEGKWHFRSMSQVYGLKPREAHFGCMVDLFCRAGLLQEAYDFILKMTGPSNAVMWRTLLGACSLHRDIKLGSQVRVKLLELEPTYAGDDVALSNIYAAKGMWDRKMVVRDQMKQRRPPGCSSIEVGRSISEFVSADDDHPLRTEMYEILRQLIASMKAYGYSPELSSVKEC encoded by the coding sequence ATGTTGAAGCAGCTCTTCCGTACAAAACACACACTCGTTGTCACCTCCCACACTTCCACTGCCACCATTTCAAGaccactttcttcttcctcttcttcgtgTTCGTCTTCTCCAGTATCCGATTCGACGAGCACCATTCTCAACCGGAGCAGTGGAGCTTTTCAACTCCGCCGCTGCAAAACAAGGATAGCGAATCCATCTCCGCGTTTTCATCTTCCAAAAACCCAACTTCACACACACCTCAAACCGCCGAAAGCAAACCAGACCCTTAAGACTTACCTTAAATCCAACTCCGCTACCAAAGCTCTCTTGCTCTTTCGAGACATACTGCGAAAAAGCCCGGCCACGACCGATAGCTACACTCTCTTGTTTGTCCTCAAAGCTTGCACCCAAAAGTCCGTCTCGCTCGAGGGAAAGCAATTCCATACCCTTGTGCTTAAGTATGGGTTTGAATCCATAGTTTACCTCCAAACATCTCTTATGAACATGTATTCTGCTGCAGGTGATGTTGGGAATGCACACCTAGTGTTTGATGAAATACCCTCCAAGAATATAGTTTGCTGGACCACCTTGGTTTCTGCGTATGTCGACAACCAGAAGCCTAACGAAGCTCTTCAGCTGTTCAGGCAGATGCAGATGCACAATGTGGAACCCGATCAAGTTACATTGACGGTTGCTCTCTCAGCGTGCGCTGATCTTGGAGCGTTAGAAATGGGAGAGTGGATTAACGCTTATGTCTGTCATAAGTACGAGTTCGATACAGATTTATGCTTGAACAATGCTCTTGTCAACATGTATGCAAAATGCGGGGACATTGGAACGGCGAGGAGATTGTTCGATGGGATACGAGAGAAGGATGTTATGACTTGGACATCGATGATTGTGGGGCATGCACTGCATGGACAAGCAGAAGAAGCGcttaccctttttggacaaATGAAAGAAGCAAGTAAAAACACCAGGAAGAACAAGAGGAGTGGTGATTTCGAAAGCGGTGTAGTTGTCCCTAACGACGTTACTTTCATAGGAGTTTTAATGGCTTGCAGCCACGCGGGGATGGTGGAGGAAGGGAAGTGGCATTTCAGAAGCATGAGCCAAGTATACGGTTTGAAACCCCGGGAAGCTCACTTTGGCTGCATGGTGGATCTATTCTGCCGAGCTGGGCTTCTACAAGAAGCGTATGATTTTATCCTGAAGATGACAGGGCCTTCAAACGCAGTGATGTGGAGAACATTGCTCGGAGCGTGCAGCCTCCACAGAGATATTAAACTTGGCTCACAAGTAAGGGTAAAGTTGCTCGAGTTAGAGCCTACTTATGCTGGCGACGATGTTGCTTTGTCCAACATCTATGCGGCCAAAGGCATGTGGGATAGGAAGATGGTTGTTAGAGATCAAATGAAGCAAAGGAGGCCGCCCGGTTGCAGTTCGATCGAGGTGGGAAGGAGCATCAGTGAATTCGTTTCGGCCGATGATGATCACCCTTTGAGGACTGAAATGTATGAGATTCTCAGGCAGTTGATTGCAAGTATGAAAGCTTATGGTTACTCTCCTGAGCTTTCAAGCGTAAAAGAGTGTTAA
- the LOC137712557 gene encoding vesicle transport v-SNARE 13-like isoform X3, which yields MSEVFEGYERQYCELSANLSSKCTAATAVDGGEKKKQIIAEVKAGLEDADTLLRKMDLEARSLQPSVKAALLAKLREYKVDLNNLKSQLKRIASPVVNFAARDELLEPGMADSLTTSNDQRGRLLMTTDMLNQSTDRIKESRRAMLETEELGVSILQDLHQQRQSLLHAHNTLHGADESISKSKKVLTAMTRSMNRNKWIVGSIIGVFAVAILFILYLKITR from the exons ATGAGTGAGGTGTTTGAGGGGTACGAGCGCCAATACTGCGAGCTCTCAGCTAATCTCTCAAGCAAGTGCACGGCTGCCACCGCCGTGGATGGAGGAG AGAAAAAAAAGCAGATAATTGCAGAGGTAAAAGCTGGATTAGAGGATGCAGATACTTTG CTGAGGAAAATGGACCTTGAGGCGAGGAGTTTGCAGCCAAGTGTGAAGGCTGCTCTTCTTGCCAAGCTAAGAGAATACAAGGTTGATTTGAACAATTTGAAGAGCCAACTGAAGAGAATCGCATCACCTGTCGTGAATTTTGCAGCTCGGGACGAGCTGTTGGAGCCCGGAATGGCAGATTCCTTGACG ACATCTAACGATCAACGAGGAAGATTGTTGATGACGACTGACATGTTAAATCAGTCGACGGACAGAATCAAGGAGAGTAGAAGAGCAATGCTGGAAACCGAGGAGCTTGGGGTCTCAATCCTCCAAGATTTGCACCAACAACGCCAGTCACTTCTACATGCTCACAATACA CTCCACGGGGCGGATGAAAGTatcagcaagagcaagaaggtGCTGACCGCCATGACGAGGAGTATGAACAGGAATAAATGGATTGTCGGCTCCATCATCGGAGTCTTCGCCGTTGCAATCTTGTTTATCCTTTATCTTAAGATTACGCGCTAG
- the LOC137712500 gene encoding NEP1-interacting protein-like 2 isoform X1, with translation MVSQIFNLYYYFCYLYFILYKRFSGAAAKSPQLSSNPTPFLAVMESGELQRVGVVQRVPLLIVNFVAGALVLIFALAGFFTGGIAGALAGKASDSGVVRGAGLGAVAGAVLSVELLEASRDLLCLGRPGARRSSLMAEITEELICWRFEEVNLALPEVGLANQQVPLADLNHNVYGGAETRGLSRNVMNKLPSHVVSEDTKAARGCCCTICLQDVEVGEIVRTLPLCQHTFHLACVDKWLSRHALCPLCRRDV, from the exons ATGGTATCCCAAATATTtaatctttattattatttctgtTACCTGTACTTTATTTTGTACAAGCGGTTTTCTGGAGCAGCAGCAAAAAGCCCCCAACTTTCGAGCAATCCGACGCCCTTTTTGGCCGTTATGGAGAGCGGAGAGCTCCAAAGAGTCGGAGTCGTTCAACGCGTTCCGCTCCTCATCGTCAACTTCGTTGCTGGGGCTCTGGTTTTAATTTTTGCTCttg CTGGATTTTTCACAGGAGGTATTGCTGGTGCTTTAGCTGGGAAGGCTTCTGATAGTGGTGTTGTCCGTGGAGCTGGATTGGGTGCTGTTGCTGGGGCGGTACTGTCTGTTGAGCTTTTAGAGGCGTCGCGCGATTTACTGTGTCTAGGCCGGCCTGGCGCTCGGAGATCTTCATTGATG GCAGAAATTACAGAGGAGCTTATCTGTTGGAGATTCGAGGAGGTAAACTTAGCACTGCCGGAAGTGGGACTTGCCAACCAG CAGGTTCCCCTTGCTGATCTTAACCATAATGTCTATGGAGGAGCTGAAACCAGGGGGTTGTCAAGGAATGTTATGAACAAACTACCATCTCATGTAGTTTCGGAGGATACCAAGGCAGCTCGGGGTTGCTGCTGTACGATATGTTTGCAg GATGTTGAAGTAGGAGAAATTGTGAGGACGCTGCCCCTGTGTCAGCATACGTTTCACTTGGCGTGCGTGGACAAGTGGCTCAGCAGACACGCTTTGTGCCCTCTATGCCGACGAGATGTGTGA
- the LOC137712556 gene encoding two-component response regulator-like APRR1, whose amino-acid sequence MELNLNRESEADGSGGGGGVCGVGSGADGFIDRSRVRILLCDNNEYSSEEVFTLLVKCSYQVISVKSPRQVIDALNAEGPDIDLILAEVDLPMRKGMKMLKYITRDRELRRIPVIMMSAQDEVSTVVKCLKLGAADYLVKPLRTNELLNLWTHMWRRRHMLGLAEKNLINYVDLVISDPSRSNTNSTTLFSDDTDDKLGNPETGTPAPEEDKSTPVMQLPVENISEFRPDVPGISDRQTGKFLSAPKKSELKIGVGKSSAFLTYVKSSELKINPQVVAHIEDIATENLRIEEKQEECVHQVVGDPQVHGNGEAWESNSQGDDLPSSNSIPDSLSLERSSTPSGSMELQNQRSFEEDRSSLVPAHPRNEPQHDFSGLPTQAAYQYYMSGAVNQVMMSSSPEVYQKNLHDMQNHAVMPQYNHFPHCPPHPNGMASFPYYGVCLQPGQQMPNAQPWPSFGSSASTEVNLNKVDRREAALIKFRQKRKERCFDKKIRYVNRKKLAERRPRVRGQFVGKLNGVNVDLNGEPASVEDDEEEDEKDDEELAPRDSSPEDGAS is encoded by the exons ATGGAGCTGAATTTGAACAGAGAGTCTGAAGCTGATGGCagtggcggcggcggcggcgttTGTGGCGTCGGTAGTGGTGCTGATGGGTTCATCGACAGGAGCAGGGTGAGGATTTTACTCTGCGATAACAACGAGTACAGTTCGGAAGAGGTTTTCACGCTTCTTGTGAAATGCTCTTACCAGG TTATTTCCGTGAAGTCTCCTCGACAAGTGATTGATGCATTGAATGCAGAGGGGCCTGATATCGATCTCATACTTGCCGAAGTTGACCTTCCTATGCGCAAAGGCATGAAAATGTTGAAGTACATCACACGGGATAGAGAGTTAAGGCGCATTCCTGTAATCA tGATGTCGGCACAAGATGAGGTCTCTACTGTTGTTAAGTGCTTGAAGCTTGGAGCAGCTGACTATCTTGTAAAGCCTTTACGCACTAATGAGCTTCTGAACTTGTGGACACACATGTGGAGAAGAAGGCACATG CTTGGGCTAGCAGAGAAGAACCTTATAAATTATGTTGATCTGGTGATATCAGACCCTAGCCGATCTAATACGAACAGTACTACTTTATTCTCGGATGATACAGATGATAAATTGGGCAATCCAGAGACTGGAACCCCAGCTCCTGAGGAAGATAAG tctaCTCCTGTTATGCAGCTTCCTGTCGAGAATATATCAGAATTTCGGCCCGATGTTCCAGGAATAAGTGACCGGCAAACTG GAAAGTTTTTATCTGCCCCAAAGAAGAGCGAACTGAAGATTGGCGTTGGCAAGTCATCTGCCTTCCTTACGTATGTGAAATCAAGCGAACTAAAAATCAATCCTCAGGTGGTTGCACATATTGAAGACATTGCCACTGAAAATTTGAGGATAGAAGAGAAACAAGAAGAATGTGTTCACCAAGTGGTTGGTGATCCCCAAGTACATGGAAATGGAGAGGCGTGGGAAAGCAACTCACAGGGAGATGACTTGCCAAGCAGTAACAGTATCCCAGATTCTCTTTCTTTGGAGAGGTCTAGTACCCCGTCTGGATCAATGGAACTTCAAAATCAGAGGAGTTTTGAGGAAGACAGATCCTCTCTGGTGCCTGCACATCCAAGAAATGAACCTCAACATGATTTTTCTGGCCTACCCACCCAAGCCGCCTATCAATATTATATGTCGGGGGCTGTCAATCAAGTTATGATGTCATCGTCACCCGAAGTTTATCAAAAGAATCTGCATGACATGCAAAATCATGCTGTGATGCCACAATACAATCATTTTCCACACTGCCCTCCACACCCAAATGGGATGGCTTCGTTCCCCTATTATGGTGTATGCTTGCAACCTGGTCAACAAATGCCGAATGCTCAGCCATGGCCATCATTTGGAAGTTCAGCATCCACTGAAGTGAATCTAAATAAGGTTGACAGAAGGGAGGCAGCATTGATTAAATTTAGGCAAAAAAGAAAGGAGCGGTGTTTTGATAAAAAGATCAGGTATGTAAATAGAAAGAAACTTGCCGAAAGGAGACCTCGTGTGCGGGGACAATTTGTGGGGAAGTTAAATGGTGTAAATGTGGATCTTAACGGCGAGCCTGCTTCTGTTGAAgatgatgaggaggaggatgaaaagGATGATGAGGAGCTTGCGCCAAGGGATTCCTCCCCGGAAGATGGTGCTTCTTGA
- the LOC137712557 gene encoding vesicle transport v-SNARE 13-like isoform X2, with product MSEVFEGYERQYCELSANLSSKCTAATAVDGGGEKKKQIIAEVKAGLEDADTLLRKMDLEARSLQPSVKAALLAKLREYKVDLNNLKSQLKRIASPVVNFAARDELLEPGMADSLTTSNDQRGRLLMTTDMLNQSTDRIKESRRAMLETEELGVSILQDLHQQRQSLLHAHNTLHGADESISKSKKVLTAMTRSMNRNKWIVGSIIGVFAVAILFILYLKITR from the exons ATGAGTGAGGTGTTTGAGGGGTACGAGCGCCAATACTGCGAGCTCTCAGCTAATCTCTCAAGCAAGTGCACGGCTGCCACCGCCGTGGATGGAGGAGGTG AGAAAAAAAAGCAGATAATTGCAGAGGTAAAAGCTGGATTAGAGGATGCAGATACTTTG CTGAGGAAAATGGACCTTGAGGCGAGGAGTTTGCAGCCAAGTGTGAAGGCTGCTCTTCTTGCCAAGCTAAGAGAATACAAGGTTGATTTGAACAATTTGAAGAGCCAACTGAAGAGAATCGCATCACCTGTCGTGAATTTTGCAGCTCGGGACGAGCTGTTGGAGCCCGGAATGGCAGATTCCTTGACG ACATCTAACGATCAACGAGGAAGATTGTTGATGACGACTGACATGTTAAATCAGTCGACGGACAGAATCAAGGAGAGTAGAAGAGCAATGCTGGAAACCGAGGAGCTTGGGGTCTCAATCCTCCAAGATTTGCACCAACAACGCCAGTCACTTCTACATGCTCACAATACA CTCCACGGGGCGGATGAAAGTatcagcaagagcaagaaggtGCTGACCGCCATGACGAGGAGTATGAACAGGAATAAATGGATTGTCGGCTCCATCATCGGAGTCTTCGCCGTTGCAATCTTGTTTATCCTTTATCTTAAGATTACGCGCTAG
- the LOC137712499 gene encoding ribulose-phosphate 3-epimerase, chloroplastic: MSAASLCSSTLKSQQISGLGGGLKLQKPSVSQPSSLTFTRRRSRTLVKASSRVDKFSKSDIIVSPSILSANFAKLGEQVKAVELAGCDWIHVDVMDGRFVPNITIGPLVVDALRPVTDLPLDVHLMIVEPEQRVPDFIKAGADIVSVHAEQSSTIHLHRSVNQIKSLGAKAGVVLNPGTPLTAIEYILDVVDLVLIMSVNPGFGGQSFIESQVKKIADLRRICVEKGVNPWIEVDGGVGPANAYKVIEAGANALVAGSAVFGAKDYAEAIKGIKTSKRPVAVAV, from the exons ATGTCGGCTGCTTCACTTTGTTCGTCAACTCTCAAGTCCCAGCAGATTAGCGGACTCGGGGGAGGTCTTAAGCTTCAAAAACCATCTGTTTCTCAACCCAGTTCTCTTACCTTCACAAG GAGGAGAAGTAGGACTCTGGTGAAAGCTTCATCTCGGGTTGATAAATTCTCGAAAAGTGATATCATTGTTTCACCATCTATTCTTTCTGCTAACTTTGCCAAGTTGGGAGAGCAg GTAAAAGCTGTAGAGTTGGCAGGTTGTGACTGGATTCATGTTGATGTGATGGATGGCCGTTTTGTTCCAAATATTACCATTGGACCTCTTGTGGTTGATGCTTTGCGCCCTGTGACAGACCTTCCTTTGGACGTGCATCTG ATGATCGTGGAGCCTGAGCAGCGAGTGCCAGATTTTATCAAAGCTGGAGCAGACATAGTCAGTGTTCATGCTGAACAATCTTCCACCATCCATTTGCACCGTTCAGTTAATCAG ATAAAGAGTCTGGGAGCTAAAGCTGGAGTTGTGCTCAACCCTGGTACCCCTCTAACGGCAATTGAGTATATCCTCGATG TGGTTGATCTGGTCTTGATTATGTCGGTAAACCCTGGCTTTGGTGGGCAGAGCTTCATAGAAAGCCAAGTGAAGAAAATTGCAGACTTGAGAAGAATATGTGTGGAGAAA GGAGTGAACCCATGGATTGAAGTAGATGGCGGAGTTGGTCCAGCAAATGCATACAAG GTTATTGAGGCCGGAGCTAATGCTCTTGTTGCTGGTTCTGCTGTCTTTGGAGCAAAAGATTACGCTGAAG CTATAAAAGGAATCAAGACCAGCAAAAGGCCTGTAGCAGTTGCAGTGTGA
- the LOC137713302 gene encoding protein NEN1-like — protein sequence MASRSEDRFEIAFFDVETTVPTRPGQGFTILEFGSILVCPRKLVELESYSTLIRPADLSAINSLSVRSNGITRDAVIAAPSFQDVADTVYDILHERIWAGHNILRFDCYRIREAFARIGRPAPEPKGTIDSLALLTQRFGRRAGNMKMASLATYFGLGQQTHRSLDDVRMNLEVLKYCATVLLLESSLPDIFTENSWVSPNATTRSRSDGKSSAEGSRINMNTEHANQITGENHPITSLRTKDTEEVSNLIESSTARPDPFDMGPLNDEVMKELIQPDIAMVEIPLKESVESSSPFAASGSSNGTLDFLQPDEISIPSICASLVPLYRGSQRIKLLHKDVSLQLCCRHMKLRFGINGKFFDHAGRPRLNIVCYASQNLCKVLDACDGIAQKLSVDSGSSSEWKPVVIRKEGFNNYPTVRLHIQTAVCGDIAIYATEIYQKEPSGAEERLVFTKFDASALSTLFKPQTFMDAFFSLDPYDYQQSAGIRLVAKKLILHSN from the exons ATGGCGAGTCGGAGCGAGGATCGGTTCGAAATAGCATTCTTCGACGTGGAGACGACGGTGCCGACCCGACCCGGACAGGGCTTCACCATCTTGGAATTCGGTTCGATTCTCGTTTGCCCTAGGAAGCTGGTGGAGCTCGAGAGCTACTCCACCTTGATTCGACCCGCTGACCTCTCCGCCATCAATTCCCTGTCCGTCCGTAGCAACGGCATTACTCGCGACGCCGTCATTGCCGCCCCTTCTTTTCAAGACGTCGCCGATACGGTCTACGACATTCTCCACG AACGTATATGGGCTGGTCACAACATTCTGAGGTTTGATTGTTATCGGATTCGGGAGGCTTTCGCACGCATTGGTCGGCCTGCACCAGAACCGAAAGGTACCATTGATTCATTGGCATTGTTGACACAGCGGTTCGGAAGGAGAGCTGGTAACATGAAG ATGGCCTCCCTTGCAACCTATTTCGGGCTTGGACAGCAGACACACAG GAGTTTGGATGATGTTCGAATGAATCTTGAAGTGCTGAAGTATTGTGCAACCGTGTTACTCTTG GAGTCGAGCCTCCCAGACATATTCACAGAGAATAGTTGGGTTTCTCCAAATGCTACCACAAGAAGTCGTAGTGACGGGAAATCATCTGCTGAGGGGTCTCGCATAAACATGAATACTGAGCACGCAAATCAAATAACAGGGGAGAATCATCCAATAACATCTCTTAGGACTAAAGACACTGAAGAAGTCTCTAATCTGATTGAATCTAGCACCGCTCGACCAGATCCCTTTGACATGGGCCCACTTAACGATGAAGTGATGAAAGAGCTGATTCAGCCAGACATCGCCATGGTAGAAATACCTTTGAAAGAGTCTGTCGAGAGTTCTTCCCCTTTTGCTGCATCGGGGAGTTCCAATGGCACTTTGGACTTTTTGCAGCCTGATGAAATCTCTATTCCTTCTATCTGTGCTTCCCTTGTTCCGTTGTATCGCGGGAGTCAGAGGATAAAGTTGTTACACAAAGATGTAAGTTTGCAGCTTTGCTGTAGGCATATGAAATTGCGGTTTGGAATCAATGGAAAGTTTTTTGATCATGCTGGCCGGCCACGATTGAATATTGTTTGTTACGCATCACAAAATTTGTGCAAAGTTCTTGATGCATGTGATGGCATTGCACAAAAGTTGTCTGTGGATTCCGGTAGCAGCTCCGAATGGAAGCCTGTTGTGATCCGAAAAGAGGGTTTCAATAACTATCCTACAGTGAGATTACA CATACAGACAGCAGTATGTGGGGATATTGCAATATACGCCACAGAGATATATCAAAAAGAGCCTTCTGGTGCCGAGGAGAGGCTTGTATTCACCAAGTTTGATGCTTCAGCACTTAGCACCCTTTTCAAACCGCAGACTTTTATGGATGCATTCTTCTCCTTGGATCCGTATGACTATCAGCAGAGTGCAGGCATTCGGTTGGTGGCAAAGAAATTGATTCTTCATTCCAATTGA
- the LOC137713586 gene encoding protein NEN1-like: MASRSEDQCEIAFFDLETTMPTRTCQDCTILEFGSILVCPRKLVELDSYVTLVQPADPSVINSLPDRRNGINRAALVDAPFFKDIADRVYDILHGRIWAGHNILEFDCPRIREAFAQIGRDAPEPKDTIDSLKFLRQPFGRRAGDMKMQSLATYFGLGDQPHRSLGDVRMNLEVLKCCAAVLFLESSLPDIFKKNSWVPSNANTRICSENTERVSNVVESSTARPYAFYMDPLRDEVMQELNQPDNAMVEVPMQKSVESSSPIAASGSSHGTMEFLQPDEVSIPFIHATLVPLYNGSQRIKLLHKDETLQLCCRHMELRFGIKGKYFDRAGRPQLNIICYASQNLCKVLDACDGIVQKDSGSSSEWKPAVIQKDRTYTVKLHIQHTTEIYQKEPWGAERRLVTKFDASELSTHLKPRTFIDAFFSLEPYDYQQSGGIRSVAKKLILLSN; encoded by the exons atggccAGTCGGAGCGAGGACCAGTGCGAAATAGCCTTCTTCGACTTGGAGACGACGATGCCGACCCGAACCTGCCAGGACTGCACCATCTTGGAATTCGGGTCGATTCTCGTTTGCCCTAGGAAGCTGGTGGAGCTCGACAGCTACGTTACCCTGGTCCAACCCGCCGACCCCTCCGTCATCAATTCCCTGCCCGACCGCCGCAACGGCATTAACCGCGCCGCCCTCGTCGACGCCCCTTTTTTTAAAGACATCGCCGACAGGGTCTACGACATTCTCCACG GACGTATATGGGCTGGTCACAACATTCTGGAGTTTGATTGTCCTCGGATTCGGGAGGCTTTCGCGCAGATTGGTCGGGATGCACCAGAACCGAAAGATACAATCGATTCATTGAAATTCTTGAGACAGCCGTTCGGAAGGAGAGCTGGTGACATGAAG ATGCAATCTCTTGCAACGTATTTCGGGCTCGGAGACCAGCCACACAG GAGTTTGGGTGATGTTCGAATGAATCTGGAAGTTCTGAAATGCTGTGCGGCCGTTTTATTCTTG GAGTCGAGCCTCCcggacatattcaagaagaataGTTGGGTTCCTTCAAATGCTAACACAAGAATTTGTAGTGAAAACACCGAACGAGTCTCTAATGTGGTTGAATCTAGCACAGCTCGACCATATGCCTTTTACATGGACCCACTTCGCGATGAAGTGATGCAAGAGCTGAATCAGCCAGACAACGCCATGGTAGAAGTACCTATGCAAAAGTCTGTTGAGAGTTCTTCCCCTATCGCTGCATCGGGGAGTTCCCATGGCACTATGGAGTTTTTACAGCCAGATGAAGTTTCTATTCCTTTTATCCATGCTACCCTTGTTCCGTTGTATAATGGGAGTCAGAGGATAAAGTTGCTACACAAAGATGAAACTTTGCAGCTTTGCTGTAGGCATATGGAATTGCGGTTTGGAATCAAGGGAAAGTATTTTGATCGAGCTGGGCGTCCACAATTGAATATTATTTGTTACGCATCACAAAATTTGTGCAAAGTTCTTGATGCATGTGATGGCATTGTACAAAAGGATTCCGGTAGCAGCTCCGAATGGAAGCCTGCTGTGATCCAAAAGGACCGTACTTATACAGTGAAATTACA CATACAGCACACCACAGAGATATATCAAAAAGAGCCTTGGGGTGCAGAGCGGAGGCTCGTCACCAAGTTTGATGCTTCAGAACTTAGCACCCATTTAAAACCGCGGACTTTTATCGATGCATTCTTCTCCTTGGAACCGTATGACTATCAGCAGAGTGGAGGCATTAGGTCGGTGGCAAAGAAATTGATTCTTCTTTCCAATTGA